A window of Rhodothermales bacterium genomic DNA:
GAAGTGCGATTGTGGGGCACCACGATCGGCGCCGTGTTCATGGAGGATGTAGAACGCGTTGCGTCGTTCGAGTATGCCTCCGGTTTCCTGCGAAGCGGGATCGGGTTGTCGCCCGTGCACATGCCGCTCCGGGAAGGCGTATTCCGTTTCCCGGAACTGGACAGCGGGGCGTTCCACGGATTGCCCGGAATGCTGGCCGACTCACTGCCGGACCGGTACGGGCACGCGCTCATCAACGCCTGGCTGGCTCAACAGGGGAGGCCCCCCGAATCGTTCAACGCCGTCGAACGCTTGTGTTATGTAGGCCGGCGCGGGATGGGTGCACTGGAATATGAGCCGTCCGTGGGGCCTGACGCGTCCGAATCGCACGTCATCCAGGTAGGCGCGCTGGTCGAATTGGCCGGGCGCGTTATCCGGGAACGGGGGCGTCTCGACACCCGATTGGATGTCGGAGAGGATGCCATTCGGGACATCCTTCGCGTAGGAACCTCCGCCGGTGGGGCGCGGGCCAAGGCACTGATTGCCTGGAATCCGGAGACGGATGACGTTCGATCGGGCCAGGCGCATCCCGGGGACGGTTTCACCCACTGGATACTGAAGTTTGACGGCGTGACGGGGGATGCACGGATTGAGGTGGGGCAAAGCGCCGGATACGGAGCGATAGAGTATGCGTACTCGGTCATGGCCCGACGCGCCGGTGTGGCCATGCCGGAGACGCGTCTGTTCGAAGAAGGCGGTCGGCGCCATTTTATGGCACGCCGCTTCGACCGCACGGACGACGGCGACAAACTCCACATGCAATCACTTGGCGCACTCCTGCATTTCGATTACAATCTGGCGGGCGCGCACGGGTATGAGCAGGCCCTGCAACTCATCCGCCGATTGGGAATGGGTATGGATGCGGTGGAGGAGCAGTTCAGGCGCATGGTGTTCAATATCGTTACGCGCAACCAGGATGACCACGTCAAGAATATTGCCTTTCTGATGGACCGGAAGGGGAAATGGTCGCTGTCGCCTGCCTTCGATATCACGTGGAGCTATAACCCGGAGGGCGATTGGACGAGCCGCCACCAGATGTCCGTGAACGGCAAGCGGGACGACTTCCTGACAGCCGATCTGGAAGCCGTCGCCGAGGGAGCCGCCATGAAGCGGGGACGGTGGCGCGAAATCCTGCATGAGGTCGTGGAAGCGACAACCACA
This region includes:
- a CDS encoding type II toxin-antitoxin system HipA family toxin — its product is MMGTLAEVRLWGTTIGAVFMEDVERVASFEYASGFLRSGIGLSPVHMPLREGVFRFPELDSGAFHGLPGMLADSLPDRYGHALINAWLAQQGRPPESFNAVERLCYVGRRGMGALEYEPSVGPDASESHVIQVGALVELAGRVIRERGRLDTRLDVGEDAIRDILRVGTSAGGARAKALIAWNPETDDVRSGQAHPGDGFTHWILKFDGVTGDARIEVGQSAGYGAIEYAYSVMARRAGVAMPETRLFEEGGRRHFMARRFDRTDDGDKLHMQSLGALLHFDYNLAGAHGYEQALQLIRRLGMGMDAVEEQFRRMVFNIVTRNQDDHVKNIAFLMDRKGKWSLSPAFDITWSYNPEGDWTSRHQMSVNGKRDDFLTADLEAVAEGAAMKRGRWREILHEVVEATTTWNDIACDAGIPESDAAAIARTFRTAW